One window from the genome of Pedococcus badiiscoriae encodes:
- a CDS encoding exodeoxyribonuclease III has protein sequence MRVVSANVNGIRAAVRRGGMGWLAAQRPDVLCLQEVRATDDQLREALELGGFGGWHVAHTEAQAKGRAGVAVVSRMAPTRVQVGVGHAEFDGAGRWVEVDLATPVGPVTVASTYVHTGQAGTPRQELKLRFLDAIGARLRDWTASGALAVVTGDLNVAHREDDLRNWKGNVGKSGFLPQERARFDSWFAAGAWVDVHRAAHGPGPGPYTWWSWRGQAFDNDSGWRIDYQLASRPLADRAVTATVGRAAAYDQRWSDHAAVTVDYDLG, from the coding sequence ATGCGGGTTGTCTCGGCCAACGTCAACGGTATCCGCGCCGCCGTCCGCCGCGGTGGCATGGGATGGCTGGCGGCGCAGCGACCGGACGTCCTGTGCCTCCAGGAGGTGCGCGCGACCGATGACCAGCTCCGGGAGGCGCTGGAGCTCGGTGGCTTCGGTGGATGGCACGTGGCCCACACCGAGGCGCAGGCCAAGGGTCGGGCGGGGGTGGCCGTCGTGAGCCGGATGGCGCCCACCAGGGTGCAGGTGGGGGTCGGCCACGCCGAGTTCGACGGCGCCGGCCGCTGGGTCGAGGTCGACCTGGCGACGCCGGTGGGACCGGTCACGGTCGCGTCCACCTACGTGCACACGGGGCAGGCGGGCACCCCCCGGCAGGAGCTGAAGCTGCGTTTCCTGGACGCGATCGGCGCAAGGCTGCGGGACTGGACGGCCTCGGGCGCCCTGGCTGTCGTCACCGGCGACCTCAACGTGGCGCACCGGGAGGACGACCTCAGGAACTGGAAGGGCAACGTGGGCAAGTCGGGGTTCCTGCCGCAGGAGCGGGCTCGGTTCGACAGCTGGTTCGCGGCGGGCGCGTGGGTTGACGTGCATCGCGCCGCGCACGGGCCGGGTCCGGGCCCGTACACCTGGTGGTCCTGGCGCGGGCAGGCTTTCGACAACGACTCGGGCTGGCGGATCGACTACCAGCTGGCCAGCCGTCCCCTGGCGGACCGTGCCGTGACGGCGACGGTCGGCCGCGCCGCGGCCTACGACCAGCGGTGGTCCGACCACGCCGCGGTGACGGTCGACTACGACTTGGGCTGA
- the galK gene encoding galactokinase — protein sequence MTADAAALLFRTTFGSDPTGVWSAPGRVNLIGEHTDYNSGLCLPIALPHRTFVAAKPREDDLVRVVSAQGDGLVEVPLAEVAPGRPGGWAAYVAGVPWALRRAGYAVTGLDVAVDGRVPLGAGLSSSAALECAVGAAASDLFHLDLLAGDVGRTTLAAACVDAENTIAQAPTGGMDQSAALLASEGHALLLDCRDGHTEQVPFDLSAHGLALLVVDTRAQHALVDGQYAQRRDSCEAAVRELGVASLREVPAEGLEERLSALSSDVLRRRARHVVTEISRVQQAVTSLRSNDFRAVGELFLASHASMRDDFEISVAELDTAVESAVAAGALGARMTGGGFGGSAIALVPADRAPAVQATVREAFAARGFRSPDSFLVTASGAADRDR from the coding sequence GTGACGGCCGACGCCGCTGCACTGCTGTTCCGCACGACGTTCGGCTCCGACCCCACGGGGGTCTGGTCTGCGCCCGGGCGGGTCAACCTGATCGGCGAGCACACCGACTACAACAGCGGCCTGTGTCTGCCCATCGCGCTGCCCCACCGCACCTTCGTCGCGGCCAAGCCCCGCGAGGACGACCTCGTGCGGGTCGTGTCAGCGCAGGGCGACGGCCTGGTGGAGGTGCCCCTCGCCGAGGTGGCCCCGGGCCGCCCTGGTGGGTGGGCCGCCTACGTCGCCGGTGTCCCGTGGGCCCTGCGCAGGGCGGGGTATGCCGTGACCGGGCTCGACGTGGCCGTGGACGGCCGCGTGCCGCTGGGTGCCGGGCTCTCCAGCTCGGCCGCCCTGGAGTGCGCGGTGGGAGCCGCGGCGTCCGACCTGTTCCACCTCGACCTGCTGGCCGGTGACGTCGGCCGCACGACCTTGGCCGCGGCCTGTGTCGACGCCGAGAACACGATCGCGCAGGCGCCGACCGGCGGCATGGACCAGTCGGCGGCGCTGCTGGCCTCCGAAGGCCATGCCCTGCTGCTGGACTGCCGGGACGGGCACACCGAACAGGTGCCGTTCGACCTGTCGGCGCACGGGCTCGCCCTGCTCGTCGTCGACACCCGGGCGCAGCATGCGCTGGTGGACGGCCAGTACGCGCAGCGGCGCGACTCGTGCGAAGCCGCCGTCCGTGAGCTCGGCGTCGCGAGTCTGCGCGAGGTGCCGGCCGAGGGCCTGGAGGAACGCCTGTCGGCGCTGTCCTCGGACGTGCTGCGCAGGCGTGCGCGGCACGTCGTCACCGAGATCTCGCGAGTCCAGCAGGCCGTCACCTCGTTGCGCAGCAACGACTTCCGCGCGGTGGGCGAGCTGTTCCTCGCCTCGCACGCTTCCATGCGCGACGACTTCGAGATCTCCGTGGCGGAGCTCGACACGGCAGTGGAGTCGGCGGTCGCGGCGGGCGCGCTCGGCGCGCGGATGACCGGCGGTGGCTTCGGTGGCTCGGCCATCGCGCTCGTCCCGGCCGACCGTGCGCCGGCCGTCCAGGCAACCGTGCGGGAAGCCTTCGCGGCGAGGGGATTCCGGTCACCCGACAGCTTCCTGGTGACCGCCTCGGGCGCCGCCGACCGCGACCGCTGA
- the galT gene encoding galactose-1-phosphate uridylyltransferase: MARRTSRRLADGREIIYFDDSPQAPPRIAEDTRPLGERAASGEIRLDALVGDWVAVAGHRSNRTFLPPKDECPLCPSGVGSVPSEVPEADYDVVVFENRFPSYSPVSAQACGPDGRLGGDLLQSRPALGRCEVVCFTSDHESTFADLTPQRARTVIDAWADRTAQLGALPEVEQVFCFENRGQQIGVTLNHPHGQIYAYPYVPQRSAAILAQATAHHARTGRLLGADILAAELEAAERVVIDTEHWTAYVPFAARWPVEVHLAPRRDVPDLASLTSAERDDLARVYLDLLQRLDRYYVAKDGSAIRLPYIAGWHQAPAHRGREVSRLHLQVMSVLRSPKKLKYLAGSESGVGGWVNDVPPEQIAARLREVAPGVGSGVGSGVAVEVAS, encoded by the coding sequence ATGGCGCGGCGCACCAGTCGTCGGCTCGCCGACGGCCGCGAGATCATCTACTTCGACGACTCCCCGCAGGCGCCGCCGCGGATCGCCGAGGACACCCGGCCACTCGGTGAGCGGGCCGCGTCGGGCGAGATCCGCCTCGACGCCCTCGTGGGCGACTGGGTCGCGGTCGCCGGGCACCGCAGCAACCGCACCTTCCTCCCGCCGAAGGACGAGTGCCCGCTGTGCCCCAGCGGCGTCGGCAGCGTCCCCTCGGAGGTGCCCGAGGCCGACTACGACGTCGTCGTCTTCGAGAACCGGTTTCCCTCGTACTCCCCCGTCTCCGCGCAGGCCTGCGGACCTGACGGCCGGCTCGGCGGCGACCTGCTCCAGAGCCGGCCGGCGCTCGGTCGCTGCGAGGTCGTCTGCTTCACGAGCGACCACGAGTCGACGTTCGCCGACCTCACTCCCCAGAGGGCGCGCACCGTCATCGACGCCTGGGCCGACCGCACGGCGCAGCTGGGTGCGCTGCCCGAGGTCGAGCAGGTCTTCTGCTTCGAGAACCGTGGCCAGCAGATCGGCGTCACGCTCAACCACCCGCATGGTCAGATCTATGCGTATCCCTATGTGCCACAACGATCCGCCGCCATCCTCGCGCAGGCGACGGCACACCACGCCCGCACCGGCCGCCTGCTCGGCGCCGACATCCTGGCGGCCGAGCTGGAGGCCGCGGAGCGGGTGGTGATCGACACCGAGCACTGGACCGCCTACGTCCCGTTCGCCGCGCGGTGGCCCGTGGAGGTGCATCTCGCACCCCGCCGGGACGTGCCTGACCTGGCGTCCCTGACGAGCGCCGAACGCGACGACCTCGCCCGCGTCTACCTCGACCTGTTGCAGCGGCTGGACCGCTACTACGTCGCGAAGGACGGCAGTGCGATCCGGTTGCCCTACATCGCGGGCTGGCACCAGGCGCCCGCCCACCGGGGGCGCGAGGTGTCGCGGCTGCACCTGCAGGTGATGTCGGTGCTGCGCTCGCCCAAGAAGCTCAAGTACCTCGCCGGCTCGGAGTCGGGCGTCGGCGGCTGGGTCAACGACGTGCCGCCGGAGCAGATCGCGGCCAGGCTCCGTGAGGTGGCACCCGGGGTCGGTTCAGGGGTCGGTTCAGGCGTCGCCGTCGAGGTCGCCTCGTGA
- a CDS encoding DeoR family transcriptional regulator — protein MLASQRRATILGLVEDSGAARVSDLVDQLGVSDMTIRRDIEQLATEGLVERVHGGALAMGRRSSEEPGFTAKSALMQAQKNAIAHAAAQLVEPGAAIGISAGTTTFEFARAVRHVPDLTVVTNSVPVAQLLHESGTPGQTVVLTGGVRTPSDALVGPVAVAALRMLHVDRLFLGVHGMDARAGLTTPNLVEAETNQALVDTARRVCVLADHTKWGTVGLSTIIPLSAVDLLVTDPGLTPRARQAVTDAGVEMVLATAATARTPRPLREQA, from the coding sequence GTGCTCGCCAGCCAGCGTCGCGCGACGATCCTGGGCCTCGTCGAGGACAGCGGCGCCGCGCGGGTGTCCGACCTCGTGGACCAGCTCGGCGTCTCGGACATGACCATCCGCCGCGACATCGAGCAGCTCGCGACCGAGGGCCTCGTCGAGCGCGTCCACGGCGGAGCCCTGGCCATGGGCAGGCGCAGCAGCGAGGAACCCGGGTTCACCGCGAAGTCCGCCCTCATGCAGGCGCAGAAGAACGCCATCGCCCACGCCGCCGCCCAGCTCGTCGAACCGGGCGCGGCCATCGGCATCTCGGCGGGGACGACGACCTTCGAGTTCGCGCGCGCCGTCCGGCACGTCCCGGACCTGACCGTCGTGACGAACTCGGTCCCCGTGGCGCAGCTGTTGCACGAGTCCGGGACGCCGGGCCAGACCGTGGTCCTCACCGGCGGGGTGCGCACGCCGTCCGACGCGCTGGTCGGTCCCGTCGCGGTCGCGGCCCTGCGCATGCTGCACGTCGACCGGCTCTTCCTCGGCGTGCACGGCATGGACGCCCGGGCCGGCCTGACCACCCCGAACCTGGTCGAGGCCGAGACCAACCAGGCCCTCGTCGACACGGCTCGACGGGTCTGCGTCCTCGCCGACCACACGAAGTGGGGCACGGTCGGCCTGAGCACCATCATCCCGTTGTCGGCGGTGGACCTGCTGGTCACCGACCCGGGACTCACCCCCCGGGCACGACAGGCCGTGACCGACGCCGGCGTGGAGATGGTCCTGGCCACCGCCGCCACGGCCAGGACGCCTCGTCCGCTGCGGGAGCAGGCATGA
- a CDS encoding beta-galactosidase codes for MRSWPSRRIALGGDYNPEQWPREVWSHDMELMRESGVSFVTLGVFSWSWLEPAKGEYDFAWLDDVMDLLHTNDIAVDLATATATPPPWLSAAHPEILPVDHEGHTLWPGSRQAWCPSSPVYRDHALALTTQLAQRYHGHPALAMWHVSNEYACHNVPCYCDTCAAGFRGWLQRRHQSLERLNDSWGTAFWSQRYTDWQQILPPRLTTTFANPTHVLDYKRFQSDTLLDFHRSEKAILADLSPGVPVTTNFMTLAHFDHLDYHQWAAEQDVISTDHYVVNSLEHPRAELAFSGDITRGLAGGGPWMLMEHSTSAVNWQAVNPAKAPGQTLRDSLAHVARGADTLGFFQWRQSLSGSEKFHSALVPHAGPDSARFREVVELGRIAQRLGEVVGSRVESQVAILWDYQAQWAASGPAMPSTELGYPTTAHAIHRVLRDRGITADVVHPSADLTAYKVVVVPTLYLVTDEHAAAVAAAAQAGAQVLVTFFSGISDENDHVRLGGYPGAFRELLGVRVEEFFPLLDHEEVSVGAGTGRRWSEDVTAVAAEVLERYSDGPLAGRPAITRREVGSGAAWYLSTLLDDAALGALLDDVTGAAGVTPAADVPVGVEAVRRSSHDGSWLFLVNDTDREQHIAATGHDLVADRPFGPDTALAAGAVAVIRED; via the coding sequence ATGCGTTCATGGCCGAGCCGTCGGATCGCCCTGGGTGGCGACTACAACCCCGAGCAGTGGCCGCGCGAGGTCTGGTCGCACGACATGGAGCTCATGCGCGAGTCGGGGGTCTCCTTCGTCACCCTGGGGGTCTTCTCCTGGTCGTGGCTCGAGCCCGCCAAGGGCGAGTACGACTTCGCCTGGCTCGACGACGTCATGGACCTGCTCCACACGAACGACATCGCCGTCGACCTCGCCACGGCGACAGCCACGCCTCCGCCGTGGCTGTCGGCCGCACACCCCGAGATCCTGCCGGTCGACCACGAGGGCCACACGCTGTGGCCGGGCAGCCGCCAGGCCTGGTGCCCGAGCTCGCCGGTCTACCGCGACCACGCCCTCGCGCTCACGACGCAGCTCGCCCAGCGTTACCACGGGCACCCGGCGCTGGCGATGTGGCACGTCTCGAACGAGTACGCCTGCCACAACGTCCCCTGCTACTGCGACACCTGCGCGGCCGGTTTCCGCGGGTGGCTGCAGCGACGTCACCAGAGCCTCGAGCGCCTGAACGACTCCTGGGGCACGGCCTTTTGGAGCCAGCGGTACACCGACTGGCAGCAGATCCTCCCGCCGCGGCTCACGACGACGTTCGCGAACCCCACGCACGTGCTCGACTACAAGCGGTTCCAGTCCGACACGCTGCTGGACTTCCACCGCAGCGAGAAGGCCATCCTCGCGGACCTCTCCCCCGGCGTGCCGGTGACGACCAACTTCATGACGCTCGCGCACTTCGACCACCTCGACTACCACCAGTGGGCGGCGGAGCAGGACGTCATCAGCACCGACCACTACGTCGTGAACAGCCTCGAGCACCCGAGGGCGGAGCTGGCCTTCAGCGGCGACATCACCCGCGGCCTGGCCGGCGGCGGGCCGTGGATGCTCATGGAGCACTCGACGAGCGCGGTCAACTGGCAGGCGGTGAACCCCGCGAAGGCGCCCGGCCAGACGCTGCGCGACAGCCTCGCCCACGTCGCCCGGGGCGCCGACACGCTGGGCTTCTTCCAGTGGCGGCAGTCGCTCTCCGGCTCCGAGAAGTTCCACTCGGCGCTCGTGCCGCACGCGGGGCCCGACAGTGCACGGTTCCGCGAGGTGGTCGAGCTCGGGCGGATCGCGCAGCGCCTCGGGGAGGTCGTGGGCTCCAGGGTGGAGAGCCAGGTGGCGATCCTCTGGGACTACCAGGCGCAGTGGGCCGCCTCCGGTCCCGCCATGCCGTCCACCGAGCTCGGCTACCCGACCACCGCGCACGCGATCCACCGCGTGCTGCGAGACCGCGGCATCACGGCCGACGTCGTGCACCCGAGCGCCGACCTCACGGCATACAAGGTCGTCGTCGTCCCGACGCTCTACCTCGTCACCGACGAGCACGCAGCCGCCGTCGCGGCGGCGGCGCAGGCGGGCGCGCAGGTGCTGGTGACCTTCTTCTCCGGCATCAGCGACGAGAACGACCACGTGCGGCTCGGTGGGTACCCCGGGGCCTTCCGCGAGCTGCTCGGGGTGCGCGTCGAGGAGTTCTTCCCCCTCCTGGACCACGAGGAGGTGTCCGTCGGCGCGGGCACGGGTCGCCGCTGGAGCGAGGACGTCACCGCCGTCGCCGCCGAGGTGCTCGAGCGGTACTCCGACGGCCCGCTCGCCGGCCGTCCCGCCATCACCCGCCGTGAGGTCGGCTCGGGCGCCGCGTGGTACCTCAGCACGCTGCTCGACGACGCGGCGCTGGGCGCTCTGCTGGACGACGTGACCGGCGCCGCGGGTGTCACCCCGGCAGCCGACGTGCCTGTCGGTGTCGAGGCCGTCCGGCGCAGCAGTCATGATGGGTCCTGGCTGTTCCTCGTCAACGACACCGACCGGGAACAGCACATCGCTGCAACTGGTCACGACCTCGTCGCCGACCGTCCGTTCGGACCGGACACCGCTCTGGCCGCGGGTGCGGTCGCCGTCATCAGGGAGGACTAG
- a CDS encoding ABC transporter substrate-binding protein has protein sequence MTRPTSEAEYLASLVPASVRGVSRRTLLRGALGAGTLLAAPTLLAACGGSGGSSGGAATGTVTVGSNQSDAVPKAAIQAVMDAFQKANPGLTAKVNTIDHNSFQENINNYLQGSPDDVWMWFSGYRMRFFASKGLAGDVSDVWKNLSGMSDALKKASTGDDGKQYFVPSTYYPWAVFYRKSVFSKYGYTEPKTLDEFKALGARMKKDGLVPIAFGDKDGWPAMGTFDQLNLRINGYDFHVSLMAGKEAWNGDKVKKVFDTWAGLLDLHQPDSLGRTWQEAAQALQQKKAGTYVLGSFLAQQFGKGAEQDDLSFFNFPEVDSNIGADAIEAPIDGYMMAKRPKNEAGAKKLLGYVGSAAAQNIVVKADPSVIATNEQADKGAYTALQKKSVEFVSQAKSIAQFMDRDTRPDFASTVMIPAIQSFIKNPKDIDGLVNGIEKQKQSIFAS, from the coding sequence ATGACCCGCCCGACCTCAGAGGCCGAGTACCTCGCCAGCCTCGTCCCTGCCTCTGTCCGTGGCGTCAGCCGGCGGACCCTGCTGCGCGGCGCCCTCGGCGCCGGCACCCTGCTTGCCGCACCCACCCTGCTCGCCGCCTGTGGTGGCAGCGGAGGCAGCAGCGGCGGTGCCGCGACCGGCACCGTGACCGTGGGCTCCAACCAGTCCGACGCCGTCCCGAAGGCGGCCATCCAGGCCGTGATGGACGCCTTCCAGAAGGCGAACCCCGGGCTGACCGCCAAGGTCAACACGATCGACCACAACTCCTTCCAGGAGAACATCAACAACTACCTGCAGGGGTCGCCGGACGACGTCTGGATGTGGTTCTCCGGCTACCGCATGCGGTTCTTCGCCTCCAAGGGCCTGGCCGGTGACGTCTCGGACGTGTGGAAGAACCTGTCCGGCATGTCGGACGCGCTGAAGAAGGCCTCGACGGGCGACGACGGCAAGCAGTACTTCGTGCCGTCGACCTACTACCCGTGGGCTGTCTTCTACCGCAAGAGCGTCTTCTCCAAGTACGGCTACACCGAGCCCAAGACGCTCGACGAGTTCAAGGCCCTCGGTGCGCGGATGAAGAAGGACGGGCTCGTCCCGATCGCCTTCGGAGACAAGGACGGCTGGCCCGCGATGGGCACCTTCGACCAGCTCAACCTGCGCATCAACGGCTACGACTTCCACGTCAGCCTGATGGCCGGCAAGGAGGCCTGGAACGGCGACAAGGTCAAGAAGGTCTTCGACACCTGGGCGGGCCTGCTCGACCTGCACCAGCCGGACTCGCTCGGCCGCACCTGGCAGGAGGCGGCCCAGGCGCTCCAGCAGAAGAAGGCCGGCACCTACGTCCTCGGCTCCTTCCTCGCCCAGCAGTTCGGGAAGGGCGCGGAGCAGGACGACCTCTCCTTCTTCAACTTCCCCGAGGTCGACTCGAACATCGGCGCCGACGCGATCGAGGCCCCGATCGACGGCTACATGATGGCGAAGCGCCCGAAGAACGAGGCCGGCGCCAAGAAGCTCCTCGGCTACGTCGGCTCGGCCGCGGCGCAGAACATCGTCGTCAAGGCGGACCCGAGCGTGATCGCCACGAACGAGCAGGCCGACAAGGGCGCCTACACCGCACTGCAGAAGAAGTCGGTGGAGTTCGTCTCCCAGGCCAAGTCGATCGCCCAGTTCATGGACCGGGACACCCGCCCCGACTTCGCCTCCACGGTGATGATCCCCGCCATCCAGTCCTTCATCAAGAACCCCAAGGACATCGACGGCCTCGTCAACGGCATCGAGAAGCAGAAGCAGAGCATCTTCGCGAGCTGA
- a CDS encoding sugar ABC transporter permease, whose product MARRAKYKGIDHLTPVDRVVVGLMIAVPTILVLWLVWVPAIGSVLLSFTNWDGIGPISAAKNVGLRNYHDVLTIYPPFVPALQHNLIWLAVMFLFATPVGMFLAVLLDREVRGSRVYQTAIYLPVVLSLALVGFIWQLIYSRDQGLINAVTGGSIDWYGDQRYNLWAALIASSWRHVGYIMLLYLAGLKGVDPTLREAAKVDGASERQTFFRVVFPVMFPINIIVLVVTVIESLRAFDLVWVINKGRNGLELISTLVTSNIVGEASRIGFGSALATFMLVISSIFIVLYLRIVMREQR is encoded by the coding sequence GTGGCCAGACGTGCGAAGTACAAGGGGATCGACCACCTGACCCCTGTCGACCGAGTGGTGGTCGGGCTGATGATCGCCGTCCCGACGATCCTGGTGCTGTGGCTGGTCTGGGTGCCGGCGATCGGGTCGGTCCTGCTCTCCTTCACCAACTGGGACGGGATCGGCCCGATCAGCGCGGCCAAGAACGTGGGGCTGAGGAACTACCACGACGTCCTGACGATCTACCCACCCTTCGTGCCGGCGTTGCAGCACAACCTGATCTGGCTCGCGGTGATGTTCCTCTTCGCGACCCCGGTCGGGATGTTCCTCGCGGTCCTGCTCGACCGGGAGGTGCGTGGTTCGCGGGTCTACCAGACCGCCATCTACCTCCCGGTCGTGCTGTCCCTCGCCCTCGTCGGGTTCATCTGGCAGCTCATCTACAGCCGTGACCAGGGCCTGATCAACGCGGTGACCGGGGGCAGCATCGACTGGTACGGCGACCAGCGCTACAACCTGTGGGCCGCCCTGATCGCCTCCAGCTGGCGGCACGTCGGCTACATCATGTTGCTGTACCTGGCGGGGCTCAAGGGCGTCGACCCGACGTTGCGCGAGGCGGCCAAGGTCGACGGCGCCTCCGAGCGCCAGACCTTCTTCAGGGTCGTCTTCCCGGTGATGTTCCCGATCAACATCATCGTCCTGGTCGTCACCGTGATCGAGTCGCTCCGGGCCTTCGACCTCGTCTGGGTCATCAACAAGGGCCGCAACGGGCTCGAGCTCATCTCGACCCTGGTGACGAGCAACATCGTCGGTGAGGCGAGCCGCATCGGCTTCGGCTCGGCGCTGGCGACCTTCATGCTCGTCATCTCCTCGATCTTCATCGTCCTCTACCTACGCATCGTCATGAGGGAGCAGCGATGA
- a CDS encoding carbohydrate ABC transporter permease has translation MTAASEAPQTAAPRSRNPLSSRRPQGVGQQKGNRGIQIFLAVVALIWIFPVGYALLNSFRNYAYTAKHGYLSFGGFTLDNYRNAWQQADFSHTMLNSAYITIPAVLLTLFLSCCVAFVVSRFSFKFNLALLGMFTAANLLPPQALLIPVYRMFRAIQVPFWFSDSGTLLNSYWGLILVNVAFQTGFCAFVLSNYMKTLPRELYESAVVDGAGVLRQFFQLTLPLCRPPLAALATLEVTWIYNEFFWATVLLQSGDKFPVTSSINNLRGQFFTDNNLVAAGSVVIALPTLIIFFVLQKQFVAGLTLGATKG, from the coding sequence ATGACTGCCGCCAGCGAAGCACCGCAGACCGCTGCGCCACGGAGCCGGAACCCACTCAGCAGCAGGCGTCCCCAGGGCGTCGGTCAGCAGAAGGGCAACCGCGGCATCCAGATCTTCCTGGCCGTCGTCGCCCTGATCTGGATCTTCCCGGTCGGGTACGCGCTGCTGAACAGCTTCCGCAACTACGCCTACACCGCGAAGCACGGCTACCTGTCCTTCGGCGGCTTCACCCTCGACAACTACAGGAACGCGTGGCAGCAGGCCGACTTCTCCCACACCATGCTCAACTCGGCCTACATCACCATCCCGGCCGTCCTGCTCACGCTGTTCCTGTCGTGCTGTGTCGCGTTCGTCGTGTCGCGCTTCTCGTTCAAGTTCAACCTCGCGCTGCTCGGCATGTTCACGGCGGCCAACCTGCTGCCGCCGCAGGCCCTGCTCATCCCCGTGTACCGGATGTTCCGCGCCATCCAGGTGCCCTTCTGGTTCAGCGACTCCGGCACGCTGCTCAACTCCTACTGGGGCCTGATCCTGGTGAACGTCGCCTTCCAGACCGGCTTCTGCGCCTTCGTCCTGTCCAACTACATGAAGACGCTGCCGCGCGAGCTCTACGAGTCGGCGGTGGTCGACGGGGCCGGCGTGCTCCGGCAGTTCTTCCAGCTCACGCTGCCACTGTGCCGGCCGCCGCTCGCGGCGCTGGCCACCCTCGAGGTCACCTGGATCTACAACGAGTTCTTCTGGGCGACGGTGCTCCTGCAGTCCGGCGACAAGTTCCCGGTAACCAGCTCGATCAACAACCTGCGTGGCCAGTTCTTCACCGACAACAACCTCGTCGCGGCAGGATCGGTCGTGATCGCCCTGCCCACCCTCATCATCTTCTTCGTCCTGCAGAAGCAGTTCGTCGCCGGCCTGACTCTGGGAGCCACCAAGGGATGA